The sequence AGTTTACATCTGCAAAATGATGTAGTTTATCTATCTGCATTTTTCTGGAAACAACTCCAGAATTAGGGTTCTGATAAGACCAGAGGATTCTcaccggattctctttgtgagaattATGAGAAGATCATTCAATCACatttgttcatcgtacattgtatggttagaaattattgtaatttttttatttaaaattaaatataaataatacctgataaaaactaaccgcacaatatacgatgaccAGACGTGATCGGAGTATCTCCGATCCTCTCTTCTGATAAGGTaccttttatcttctttttatgGATGTTTCCTTTAATTGAAAGGTACTCAGAAGCAGTTTTGGAGGTGGGGCTAAAACAGCCTAGGGTTAGGTAAACGTGAAAACCTAACCCCCACGCGCAACTATTAACATTGTCCTACAAATTATTGACGCATTTGTTGGATTTTAGATCAAACGGGTCGGGAGTTACATGGAAGACTCTAGTGGTTCAGAATATGTGAATTAGTACACCATTTATCTCTAAAACGGACCATGTAAGGTACTCTCTACATTAGATTACATATGAATATTTTATCAGAGATTTTTAGTATATCAATTTGTTGTGTGTGATTCGTGTTGTAGTGAATACTCGAAGATCGAGCGCTTTTAACGATTTCAAAGCAAAATTTATGTTCTTAAGTTTGACTGATTTTATAAAATTACGCGTCTCTCTATCTTATCCAGAAGTGCTCTCCcaaagttttttttataaagatgtAAAGACTTCTTTTATATTAGTCATAAGATTaatctaacagtaaaaaaacTATTGAGTTTATATAATCTTGTTACactaaaacaaaatcaaaacacctaaaaaaataaaaatagggtTCACGCTCAAATTTTTTACTTTGAAGGAGAGCAATGCGACCCGATTTCACAGTGCCCTAGGAAAATTAAAATTCTCTTCGAAGCTACGAAAAGGTATTTCCTTTGTGGTTGtattaatttcaatttcttCCAATTTCTCCCTCCCCTCTGTCGAAAAAAAAGTAGAATGGAAACTGTAATTTAATCGAGAGCACCATTCTTCTCTTAATTGGGTTTCATATCTAATGCTCTCCTAATAGCACCATTCTATTTTATATTCCTTTGTGGTGATGGCTCAACCTCGACTCCAttcttcccatttttttttgctTGTGAGAAAAAGGAGGTCCTCACAGGTTCTCAGAAAAAGGACCTATCATCTCTGGACCGTTCTATAAAAGCTGAGCTTTTTCCACATCCCAGTAGTTGGAGCGAATTCTAAGTCTGCAGTTCATACAACTGATCCTGAATTTGAAGTCCGTAATTGGAGTGACTTCTGAAATGGTAAATTGTCATGGCTCCATCACCAGTTGAtttcttttcttaaaaaaaagaagagaaaaaggaagatACAATTCTTTCACAAAATTTCAACTACCATTCAGAATGTTGTCATGTACTAATAGATGAAGGATTTGTGCACCGAATCAAATATATGGATATGCATAATTGCCATGCTTTGTCGGATGATGTACTAAATCATGAAGCACCAAATACAACTTCcataattatattataaaaaatatatataagattAAGAAATAAGATACATTGATTCTATCTACACACCAAGAACAATGACAAAGTTTCAAgttaattgaaaaataaatagaaagtaACCAACGTTTGGATGTTGTGTTGACAACGATGGATGGGGAAACTTCAACCAAACAAGTTATAAGTCTCATCACGGGATGTAAGTAATCGACAGTGACTAAGAGCTTGTTTAAGAGAGCTtctagacaaaaaaaaaaaaaaaagctagaaGCACTTTTATTAGGAGTAATATGTGTCCTAGTGCACAttaaaagtgcttttacaaTCTAGAAACACATTTTGTTTGTACTGAAATCCGACTTCAAGTAACTTTCAATTAATCTTTCCTGAGAAAAATCAGTGAAGTAGCCTTTCCCAACTCTCATACCCTCTTCCTTTGCAAGCCTCTCAACTTCAAGTTGAACCCTATCTCCTCGCACCTTCTCTGGTTCCAACAAATTGCAAGCGACTTCGATGATGGATTCACCGTGCGCAAGTGCCATGGCTTGGACCGAAGCAAGTCCGCCTCCCCTGCCACTCACTCGTTTTGCAATTCTACGAACAGCAGCAATATCAGTAGAGATGACCGGGACATTATAGTTATCAACCCACCGGGTTGCTCCAATCACAATGACACCCCTTCCTTGAGTCACTTGAGGGGGACCCTTGTCCGGCTTCAGCGCCAAGTAATCTGATTTCGGTCCCCCAACCCATTGTTCTCCGCTAGAATTCGGCTTGAAATAACCTAACTCTCTTCTGACTGAATCAAGCGTTCTTCCCTCTTCATGGGCAGCTCCATAGAGAAAAGTAGGAACTGCAGGCCATATTTAAGATATTAGCAATTCATATATTAGGTAAACTGTCGCATATTGTTCGAATTCGACTGTTTCTAAATTATCACATAATTTGTATATAGCAACTTAGGGGCATTAACcctaagaaaagaagagaataaAAGCAAACCTTGAAGACTAGAGCCAACTTCTGCAGCCAAAGAGTTTGCAACACCAGCCACTTGCTCCAAAGAAGCACCGAGAAGGGGATGAAAGCATATATGATCCACAACTCCGAGCCGCGGATGACTTCCACAATGTGACTCGAGATCAATTGTTTCGAAAGCAGCCTTGACCATGGCAAGCACTGCCATCTTCAAAGGACTAGGATCTACAGACGGCTTTGGAGCCAACGTAGAGACAAGTGTGTAACCAACTCTGTTGTACGTTTCATCTTCGAACTTATTCACAATCGGTGCTTCCGAGAAAAGCTTAGCAGCCCGTTCGACTGATTCCAGCGCTGCCCTGTTTCTGCTTTCGGATATGTAAACCTTGCAGCAACCAAGCATCGACTTCAACATTTTCTCTCCCTCCTGCTCATCACCAACTGCAGAAAAACCTTACAGATTACGATAACGAAATAGACACCACCAAAAAACAATGTGGCCATTGTTCTTATCTGATCACAATCTCATCTAACCTTAGCCACAAGTTCGGGTAGCTACTAGTGGCTGATGATAAAAGCATCTCAACAAAaccgaaatttgaaataaaccaTGCTCTGCTGATACATTTCTTGCACAACAAGTAGAACACAACAGAATTCATAACATGCCACAAACAAATGACTAACAAATCGAAAAGACGAAAAAACTGCACAATTGTATTCTAATTTAGACAAAACTAGTCAGTAGTCACACACCAGAACCAAAAGTAATTTCAATACATATCAAGAACACTAACACTCCCCCATAACCAAAGTTTCCACCTTTAACCCTAATTCCACCAAAACGACAACAACCCTCTCAAAATGACGTCTCCGTAGCCTCAGAAGCACCTTTTGGGTACCCCTTATACTCCAATTTCACACCCAACGAAGCACAAACCGCCCGGAACTTCAACCTCAGAGCCTCCATCACATCCCCGACGCTCTCGTCCTCCGGTTCCATGATCGGGTACTTCTCAATCATCTCCTCCATCTGCCTCACCGCCTTCTGTACCCGGTGCGTGAACCGGGTTGGGTCGACCCGGATCGCGGAGTTCCAAACATCCACGCATCCCCTGTAGAACCCGAGCTCCTCGCCCACCTCGAACCCGGTTTTGACACCCGTCGGCTTCGCCTCCTCCTTTCCAGCGACCAAGCCGTCTCTGTAGCCTTCCTCGAAACCTTCCTTTTGGTGGGTCGCTTCCAAATTCAGAAAATCTTCGCCGAAGATGTCATCCGCCATGGGAGGCGATTTCGGAGGGAAAACAGATAAAGGTAGAAACTTTATACGGTGAAGTAGTTACCTTTGTGTGTTGGCCCCGGAAGCGTCCGTCGACAGTGCAAAGAACTGCTCGCCAATGAATGGATTTGGCGGTAGTGGCGTTGTGGCGGGTTGTGAATTTGGATCGGGTTTTGGAAGGTGGTGGGCCTTAGCCCAATTTGGAATCCAAGGTGATAGGGACTTCCAGTAAAATTGAAACCTTACAATTTACATTCAATAATTTGGGATTCTTTATTGACAAAAATAATTGGTGTGGTTTTTTATCTGtcataatattttgtaatttttttttgttgcataaattatttttcaGTAATCAATTTTTTTGTGGGAAAAAAGTATGGCAATCCCCATAATTTTggatcaaaacaatttccaTCTACATATTGACATAGTGTGACTCGTTTGGATAATGCGTTTAAATAATcgaaagagttttttttttataatattttttaagttttaaaagcatttaaaatatttatgcaAAAAATTGATTCCAAaagtattttatttaaaagcgcTTTTAGTCAACCACAAGCTGGTGGTTTAGTAGTAAATGATGGATTACGAGGCtttcttaaaattaaaaactaaaggtCTCGGTTCGAAATCTGCTGCTGGTGTGGAAGACAGACTTGTGAGGCATTTCaggctccaaaaaaaaaatagataaacaTACCTTATCACCAATTatctctcttaaaaaaaaatgcttttaatcatttaaaaatatttttcatacgagCATATATTTTTGCAAGACAAAAGGACAGCTTTGTAATTTAGAAACGGAAACATGGAAaatctcaaataaaaaaaaaaaaaaagtcataaaAAAAGAAGAGTAGAGTTTCCAGAATATCAGTGCCCTGAGCACAGTTCCCATGATTCCTCACTCACACTTCGTCCTTGTGAACtccgctctctctctcctctctcgtCTCTCCTCTCTGTGAGTtatatgagagagaaagagagagttgtaCTAGATTAGTTGGAGGGTCAATTTTAGATGACAAGCAAGCAACCAAAACATGCAAACACTCTGACCACCCTCTTACTTAATTAGAGAGGGAGAGTGAGGGAGATATTCCATTGAGGGTGATGGGAATGGGATCTTATAACAATCACAGCAAGGGGAATGGAAGTGGTGGCAGCGGCAGCGGCGGCAGCAGAGGGAATGGGAAGTCATATGGATTGATGTTGGTGTTGGCATTCGGGGCAGCGCTGCTCGGAGTGTTGCTCCTCCACAAGCTCAGGGAGCGGCGCATCTTCAACCTCCTCCTCAAAGAGAAAGACTCCGACCTTCTTTCCCTTCACCACCTCCTCCAGGTCTAATTCCCTATCTGTCTCTCTTTCTCaactcaaatttttttatttcagtttTAATTACATCCCTAAATCAACCACCGAAGCCGAGTGTCTCCAAAGGGACTACGTGCAACTCACTTCTGTATAATTCTATTCTGAAATAGCTAAAAGCGCTTTCTGATAATCGAAAACGGCTTTTGTGATGTATTGAGAGTTGTTTTTAGCTTTCAATttgcatgcatttgttttgttgtttcaaTATCAATATGCAGAACCAGAAGCCATTGAAAATTAAGCATTTTAACCCCAGGAAAAAGATTGATGACCCTAGGTTGTGTTTGCAAATGCTTCTTTAAAAACCACTTTACTTGAAGTGGTCCTAACGAAAGTACTTCAAGCACATAACAAGTGTTTCTTTCAGAAAATatttcaagtattttttttaaacttagaagaatttttactttttttctttttgccaaATATAAGCGATTTGGTGtgtctaaaaacattttcaattattttaaaatcactTTCAAACGTCTACATATTCTAAAGAAACCGACCCTTTAATTTGACCAAACTCACATGTATGTGCTTGTGACGTTACTTATTCAATCAGTTACCAATTATTTTAGGACATTTAGCAGAAATGATCACTTTTTGACATTAGTTGTAAAAATGATCAGGTATCATTATGTCATCGTTGTGTGGTCGTTATGTTATCGATATATCATTAATATGTCAATAGATATGTCAATATACGACTAATATGTCATCGTTATTAAATATCATTTCTACAATCAAATGTTAAAAAGTGATGACTCCAGCTAATTGTCCATTATGTTTGAAGGATGAAGACAAAGTGCGATGATTAAATTTATGATTGTTTATTCTTTTATTCAATGACCTATTGCTTCTACCCATGATTAAAACCCTTAAAACTAACTAATAGGAATCTTAAATTTGAAGCAGATGTAATGGGGATTTCAAGAATGGTTACTTGTTTGAATTACAAGTCATCTAAAAATCATTTATAAGTGTGGAATTTCAAAGTGCAGACTAATCTAATTATGTGGATGATTGCAAGAGGCTTGTAGCTCAATTCTTTTCCGTTAAGGTTCCGAGTTTGAATCTCCCCCTCCCATAATATCGCTTgtttcagaaagaaaaaaaaattacgtaGAAGATTGAGTCCATGAATCTCTTCCCAATGAGCACACGAATGCATTTACACAAACAAGTTGTTGAATCATGAAACACAGCACAAACCAAGTGTGTGACTTAACTAGATTATACATATTTAGTAATGTTTTGTTAATTGGTTAATATCGCAGACGGAGAGAGACTACACCAAAGAATTGAGAAGGAAGAACGAAGAGATTAAAGCAAAGCTATACCCAATTAGAACCCAGAAGATGGAGCTTGACAGGAGAATCTCGGAGCTGAAATCCACCATTGGTTCGCTTAAAGAGGAACTACAGACCCTGGAGGCTGTGCTCGAGGAGAAGCAAAGTGAAATCAAGGTGCTGAGACTGAAACTGAATGCCGATAATGGAAATCCACAAGCGATGGAATTGGTAGAAACCTTGAAGAGCAAGGAAGCTGAAATTGAGGATCTGAAACACCAGGTTGAAGATCTGGTTAAGGTCAGGTCGGTGAGCACTGATGatccatcaaattcacttgtaaATTTGATAATGTATGACAGTGTGTCGGGAAAAGAGAAAACAGAGATCGCTGAGAAAAAAGAAGAGGGTGATCGATTGCAGGAATCCACCGGAAACAAGGACATCGCGGAAACAATTTCAGGTGCGCATGGAAATGGGAATAAGTCCATTGGTCGAGAAGATCAAATTGGgaatggagagagagaaactgaTAGGAGGGAAACGAATGGTGGCACAGAAGAAGTTGAGAAGATTACTAACACAACAGGAAAAGATGGTGGTTTTGTCACTGGTGCTAAAGAAACTAATATTGCAAGTGAGGCTGAGACAATTACCAACACGACCGGGAAAGATGTTGATCATGAAGTATATGATGGTGAAGAAAATAAGATCACAAGAAACGGGCATGTTGGAAACATTGAAAACTCTGAACCAGGCGAGAAGCAGAAACTTTATGCGACTCCTAAAGGTGGCGACAGACAGAAGAAATGGAGATTAGTGACTCGAAACAGGAGGCTGGAGAATAGGGGAAATCTTGAGAACGACGGAGTGGGAAGTGTGAGAAGCAGAAAATTCTTCGAAGATGATCAGGCTGGGTTAATGGGAAGAGAAGATGAAGCAGGTTCAAACAGGAAACTAGCAGGGGATCACCTCATTAATTCGTCAGATGTCAAAGGTTTGGAGCTTCAAAACTCTGAAAACACCGAAGAGCTGAAGAACAAGCTTGCCCGCGTCAACACAAGCAAAGTAAATGGTAAATTCGACAGCGTAACACATAATGATAGAAAACAAAAAGTTGAAGTTGGAGAGTCGGAAGAGCACGAAGCCAGAAGCATCCAACAACAGAACCTGTACAGCAAGGATACCAAGAAACTGGAAGATAGTGATGAAGAAATGAACACTGCCGATCCACAGGACTCGGATTTGGAAGTTGCGGATGCGGAGGAACAAGAAACAGACGCGACCGATGATAATATCTTTGACGAATCTGGTTCCGGTTTGGAAGAAGATAAAGAAGAGTACAGGGAGGAAATCGACGAGTCTGAGTTTTAGCGGATTTAACAAGTTGGCAAGACTTCTATGCAAAAAGAGTGTCAGGCCTCTGCTTTCGTTTAGCATGTTTTAGCTTAGAGAGCTGTTGTATTTAGCAACAATCGTCCCTAATACAACCAAGGATAACGGTTTGTCAAGAAGTGCCAAGAAAACGAATTGCAgaacgaaagaaaatgaatggaTCGCTTCACCACAAGCAAAACCCGATCACAAAAACTTTAATTATCGCGTTAGTTACCAAAATACTAGAGAGACATTGCCGTGGGGGATGCGGAGGAAGGGCAAGAAACTCAGGCAAAATCGACGAAACGGTAAATTACAAACTATGAAGAATAAGTTAAGGGTAAGATTGGATTACTCCTCAAGAGCATGATAAGATAAACTGCCCTTGAAAGATAGCAGAAGAAAAATTGAACTAGGGAGGGAGGAGGATGTCAGTATATTATTGAAACATGGAACATTACTGCATCGAATCATAAAAGTGAGTACAAAAACGAACACAATTGAACGGGGACATGAACTCCCAACAAAGCCGTTAACCTCgatttgttttcaatgtatcaATCTCAGActgatcagaaatcatttgctgacaaagaaaatgaaatatgacGACACGTTATATCCAAGAAAACTCATTATTTCGAAGAAGTTCTGGGAATATCTAATGCTCCAAACCTCAGTGCGATGCTTCCACCAGTTTCtgaaaagaaacaagaattaGTCAGCAAGAGCTAAAATCACAATCCAAAACAAACAAGAGTAGCATCAGTTACTCGTCAATGGAACGTTAAAATACCTAGGCCACTTCTAGTGACGTCGACCTAGTTCAAACCAATTTTttcttaggaaaactaatgaaaagggcttgaaaactttgagttttaacgataaggacaaaataaagggtaaaatgaatagtaccaaaattgattttttagtgtaaaaatgtggtttttcgttaaaatga is a genomic window of Malus domestica chromosome 09, GDT2T_hap1 containing:
- the LOC103442538 gene encoding uncharacterized protein → MGMGSYNNHSKGNGSGGSGSGGSRGNGKSYGLMLVLAFGAALLGVLLLHKLRERRIFNLLLKEKDSDLLSLHHLLQTERDYTKELRRKNEEIKAKLYPIRTQKMELDRRISELKSTIGSLKEELQTLEAVLEEKQSEIKVLRLKLNADNGNPQAMELVETLKSKEAEIEDLKHQVEDLVKVRSVSTDDPSNSLVNLIMYDSVSGKEKTEIAEKKEEGDRLQESTGNKDIAETISGAHGNGNKSIGREDQIGNGERETDRRETNGGTEEVEKITNTTGKDGGFVTGAKETNIASEAETITNTTGKDVDHEVYDGEENKITRNGHVGNIENSEPGEKQKLYATPKGGDRQKKWRLVTRNRRLENRGNLENDGVGSVRSRKFFEDDQAGLMGREDEAGSNRKLAGDHLINSSDVKGLELQNSENTEELKNKLARVNTSKVNGKFDSVTHNDRKQKVEVGESEEHEARSIQQQNLYSKDTKKLEDSDEEMNTADPQDSDLEVADAEEQETDATDDNIFDESGSGLEEDKEEYREEIDESEF
- the LOC139188108 gene encoding uncharacterized protein, with the protein product MADDIFGEDFLNLEATHQKEGFEEGYRDGLVAGKEEAKPTGVKTGFEVGEELGFYRGCVDVWNSAIRVDPTRFTHRVQKAVRQMEEMIEKYPIMEPEDESVGDVMEALRLKFRAVCASLGVKLEYKGYPKGASEATETSF
- the LOC103442537 gene encoding formiminotransferase cyclodeaminase-like protein — translated: MLKSMLGCCKVYISESRNRAALESVERAAKLFSEAPIVNKFEDETYNRVGYTLVSTLAPKPSVDPSPLKMAVLAMVKAAFETIDLESHCGSHPRLGVVDHICFHPLLGASLEQVAGVANSLAAEVGSSLQVPTFLYGAAHEEGRTLDSVRRELGYFKPNSSGEQWVGGPKSDYLALKPDKGPPQVTQGRGVIVIGATRWVDNYNVPVISTDIAAVRRIAKRVSGRGGGLASVQAMALAHGESIIEVACNLLEPEKVRGDRVQLEVERLAKEEGMRVGKGYFTDFSQERLIESYLKSDFSTNKMCF